A DNA window from Trichosurus vulpecula isolate mTriVul1 chromosome 2, mTriVul1.pri, whole genome shotgun sequence contains the following coding sequences:
- the LOC118836875 gene encoding ATP synthase F(0) complex subunit C2, mitochondrial-like, producing the protein MVLKQPEVQTDENLSILAASHPLTSFVPRCEFQTSTVPRDTAAKFIGARPGAATVRVAVSGAGIRTVFGGPIIGYARNPSLKEQLFSYAILDFALSEAMGLLCLMVSFLILFTM; encoded by the coding sequence ATGGTGCTAAAACAGCCAGAGGTCCAAACAGATGAGAACCTCAGCATTTTGGCAGCATCACATCCCTTAACCTCATTTGTCCCCAGATGTGAATTCCAAACTAGCACTGTCCCAAGGGACACAGCAGCCAAGTTCATTGGGGCTAGGCCTGGGGCTGCCACTGTGAGGGTGGCTGTCTCTGGAGCTGGGATTAGGACTGTGTTTGGAGGTCCCATCATTGGTTATGCCAGGAACCCCTCCCTGAAGGAGCAGCTCTTCTCCTATGCCATCTTGGACTTTGCCCTGTCTGAGGCCATGGGACTCCTTTGCCTGATGGTgtccttcctcatcctcttcacCATGTGA
- the LOC118838893 gene encoding 40S ribosomal protein S10-like yields MLMPKKNRIAIYELLFKEGVMVAKKDVHMPKHPELADKNVPNLHVMKAMQSLKSRGYVKEQFAWRHFYWYLTNEGIQYLRDYLHLPPEIVPATLRRSRPETGRPRPKGLEGERPARLTRGEADKDTYRRSAAPPGADKKAEAGAGSATEFQFRGGFGRRRGQPPQ; encoded by the coding sequence ATGTTGATGCCCAAGAAGAACCGAATTGCCATCTATGAACTCCTTTTTAAGGAGGGAGTGATGGTAGCCAAGAAGGATGTCCACATGCCAAAGCACCCCGAGCTGGCAGACAAGAATGTGCCCAATCTCCATGTCATGAAGGCCATGCAGTCTCTAAAGTCTCGTGGCTATGTTAAGGAGCAGTTTGCATGGAGGCATTTCTACTGGTACCTCACCAATGAGGGCATTCAGTACCTCCGGGAttaccttcacctgccccctgagATTGTGCCTGCCACACTCCGAAGAAGTCGTCCTGAGACAGGAAGGCCAAGGCCCAAAGGTCTGGAGGGCGAGCGACCTGCCCGGCTTACTCGGGGTGAAGCTGACAAAGACACATACAGACGAAGTGCTGCTCCTCCTGGTGCTGACAAGAAGGCTGAGGCCGGGGCTGGGTCAGCAACAGAATTCCAATTTAGAGGTGGATTTGGTCGTAGACGTGGTCAACCTCCTCAATAG